CTGTAACGGCATGCTCTTGGGTTCGAGGATCTGAAGAAGACAACAAATCTACAAGGGGCGGTATTGCTCCGGCCTCAGCAATGCACACTCGATTATCTGCATTCCTCTTAGCCAGCAAGCGGAGCTCACCAGCAGCTGCCCTTTGCTGTTCTATGTTGTTACTCGCCAGTTTATCAAGTAAGGCACTGATAGCAGTTCGATCACAATCTGAATGACTGCTTCCACCACATTTCTTTGTTCTACAACTACCTTGCTTTTTTGGTAGCTCAATACCATTGCTTTCACACCACAAAGCAATCAGACTCTTCAGAACATAGTTAGGGGTAAGGGCTGTATGGACAAGTGTCTGCTGTGTCTTGGGGCAGGTTTTGTGACCAGCATCAAGCCATTTTTGAATGCAAGATCTTTCATATGTCTgtaaaaggaaagaagaatttataaatgatataaCTTACACCATACAGCAGTACCATGTACAAAGACAATGTCAGATTGTACCTGACCAGTAGAGACAATAACAGGATCTTTCATTAGTTCAAGAGATATAGGACATCGAAAATCATCTGGGATCACGGGAGACCTGTgcttaattgttaatttttcaCATTCACTTGTGTCGACTTCCGGATTTTCTGTGAGCACACAGTCCCTCAGCTTGCTAAGAAGGGATGTGATCATTTCAAAAGAGTCTCCTAGTTCTCCACCATTTGTGATCAACAATTCATGTAATTCACTAGACTCTTTCCTTAGGTCATTTATTGTCCTCAGATGCAACTTCTCAGAAAGCCTTTTTAGTATAGCAGGATCAGGGTCTTTTACTTTCTGTACCATTGCCATATCCATGTCAAGTTGTATATCAGCAAATTCCGTTTGAGCTTTAGCTCTTTTGAATTGAGCATGTACCAGTTCaatctgaagagaattaaaatagtTGTGAAAAATATGGCACATAAGATGCTTCCTTCTCTTCGCCAAAAATATCACTCAGAAATTTAAAAGCACAGAAATCAAATATGATCAGTGGAAAGAAATGATAGGAATTTGAACCGTCGTTGAAATGTATATGGTATTGCTGGTCTCCTTCCAATATATGATAAAGGTTTACCTGCTCTCGAACTTCCTCTGATATCTCAAGTTTGTAGTAAGGAATTTCACTCAACACAGCTTCAATTTTTTCAGTTACTTGTTGGAATTTGTCTGCTATATCATTCCTCCTCAATGCCTGAGACATGTAAACCATTAATCAGATTAAAATTAACAGTCGGGATCAACTAAGATGTTAGGTGACAAAACTAAACCAGAAGGCATACAGCATCTGCAGATGCTATAATCTCTTGCTCTATGGACACACTTCAAACCCACTTAAGCCCAAATGTAAAACTATCACGCTATTGTCACTTGAGTAAATGAATTTATATAGCCTGATCCTAATTCCTAAATTTAAGGGGTTGGTTTAGATTTTCTGCATATAAATAATTGCACAGATCACTCGACAGTATGcaagaaaaaatatttctctGTCACAATATGGTGTAGAGTGTTCATATCCACCATGAAAAGTGGTTTTTCCTTCCTATGCATAGGACCCTCGAAgcttctcttttcctttttcagctTTTTTGCCTTCTCTCATACAAACCTTGGCCTCATTCTTTGCTTTGTTCCGGAGCCACCGATCAACTACTCCAAGGGGTGACCACCGCATCGGTATATTGCCTTAAGGTCACTTCCGTACATCTCACGAAAACTCTTTAAGACACCAAAATCTTAGATGTTGCTTTAGTTCAAGATTTCTCAGACTGTTTGCCTATCTCTACTATTCTTGAAAATTAGTTTACGTTTATTTGGACATTGTGTGCTTTCACCCTTAGTAGTAGTAAAGCATtgacattctttttcttttgtttcaaaCTTAAATGATGGTTAAGCCTCTCTTTCTCGTCTGATGATGTTGATGGCTTCTGCAAAATGGTTTGAGAATGAAGGTAGATTCTGCTGAAGTGTTTAGTTTGGTTAGATTAACTATTTCAAGGCACTTAAACATTGCAAATAGCTTCTGCTCGCgggttaaatttattttcttttcttcccaaCTTGGCCTTGTTGGATACTCTCACATTAGAGATTTCTATTTCACGATTCGATTACTGAGTCTTAATTGTCATTTCATCATAGCAAAGACCTTCCCAGTGTTATCAAGACCTCGTCTGTGTGTTACAGGGATCAACTTGACAACTCTTTCAAAGTGTTTGTGGGGCCTCTATATAGCACACACAGTAACAAGCTAGATGCATATGATAAATATGCTTCTTCAACTTGGAGGGGGACTGTTTAAGATATATTGAGATACTATCCAATAATTCTCCTGATACTGTTTCTCTGTTTCcgtgttttgttttttagtttgtttagaTAGTTTGATCATAACATTTAGTTTCCTTAGCTTTGTCATAATGCCTAAACTTCAGAAAGTGTTTTAGATTGTTTGTACATAAGAAATTCTATAAATGGCTTAACGACATAGAAGAGACATCTTTCCTTCGACCTCTTTACAATCGCCTACAAAAGCAAAAAATACACGAAATTCAACCCTTGGAAAGATTCACCAAAACCAAAAAGGCATACCTGATATAGCTTGCTCCCTTGGTTGACAGACTTTAAAAGGGTCTTAGCTGAATCCAAAGCAACCAAGAGAGACTCAAAGCTCTCGAGTAGTTCATCGCTGAGGGACTCATCACTATCTTTCAATTCCTCAAAGAGCGGACTCAGAAGCTTCACCCTGCGAACCAAATTCCCATACACCCTCTTGCAAAAGTTCTGACACTCTGGCAACCCAGAAATCTCCTTGATGAACTCAACCAAACGACCCAAAACCACGCCTTTCGAGCTCTCGCTCCCACCCATGTTG
This genomic interval from Vigna radiata var. radiata cultivar VC1973A chromosome 8, Vradiata_ver6, whole genome shotgun sequence contains the following:
- the LOC106772497 gene encoding U-box domain-containing protein 14, giving the protein MGGSESSKGVVLGRLVEFIKEISGLPECQNFCKRVYGNLVRRVKLLSPLFEELKDSDESLSDELLESFESLLVALDSAKTLLKSVNQGSKLYQALRRNDIADKFQQVTEKIEAVLSEIPYYKLEISEEVREQIELVHAQFKRAKAQTEFADIQLDMDMAMVQKVKDPDPAILKRLSEKLHLRTINDLRKESSELHELLITNGGELGDSFEMITSLLSKLRDCVLTENPEVDTSECEKLTIKHRSPVIPDDFRCPISLELMKDPVIVSTGQTYERSCIQKWLDAGHKTCPKTQQTLVHTALTPNYVLKSLIALWCESNGIELPKKQGSCRTKKCGGSSHSDCDRTAISALLDKLASNNIEQQRAAAGELRLLAKRNADNRVCIAEAGAIPPLVDLLSSSDPRTQEHAVTALLNLSINESNKGTIVNAGAIPDIVDVLKKGSMEARENAAATLFSLSVLDENKVQIGAAGAIPALIKLLCEGTPRGKKDAATAIFNLSIYQGNKARAVKAGIVGPLIQFLKDAGGGMVDEALAILAILASHHEGRVAIGQAGPIPILVEVIRTGSPRNRENAAAVLWSLCTGDPLLLKLAKEHGAEAALQELSENGTDRAKRKAGSILELLQRIEGDDNLRNS